The following are from one region of the Methyloversatilis discipulorum genome:
- a CDS encoding TniQ family protein, producing MNHVVRNPRSVLHALDPRGWNTPDVESLLSYFCRLALSHSVSVTSLSRIVVREMGSELREGFDWHERNLSGLGEAAEAWAGALAALTSVGHLDRLTLLPWRQVIAQRGLAAKGGRWCPECLEEDRSSGASPYFRLSWDIAAVTTCHKHHASLVDVCPDCGRPGARHRATYVVPGWCTHCGGFLGRRASQPQATVSPEAMWTARQVGLLLSAQCDSTIEPTREGLRSAIGELVARLDQGKSASFARRVGLGKGTVHHWVKVGGVPTLDASLRIALHAGLPLPKLLAGDLGEWSVPSAIAQRELDLGSVGVRRAPRDLDWESMRAELARLAALPVPISVAQAAQRLSVDRRHLYLQANKEARILGERWKRYVRSRGAEVRARARPYIDAACRALIQEGRAITLRELEARVPHDILSSVEHPFDMLQNIKQELDAN from the coding sequence ATGAATCACGTCGTGCGCAATCCGCGTTCCGTCCTGCATGCGCTCGATCCGCGTGGCTGGAATACGCCGGACGTCGAGAGCCTGCTCAGCTACTTCTGCCGATTGGCGTTGTCCCATAGCGTCTCGGTGACGTCGCTTTCTCGTATCGTGGTCAGAGAGATGGGGAGCGAGTTGCGAGAAGGGTTCGACTGGCATGAGCGCAACCTCAGCGGCCTCGGTGAAGCGGCAGAGGCGTGGGCGGGGGCATTGGCGGCCCTCACGAGCGTCGGCCATCTTGACCGTTTGACATTGCTGCCATGGCGACAGGTCATTGCCCAGCGCGGATTGGCAGCGAAAGGTGGGCGGTGGTGTCCGGAGTGCCTCGAGGAGGATAGGAGCAGCGGCGCCTCTCCGTACTTCCGTTTGTCCTGGGACATTGCAGCGGTGACAACCTGCCACAAGCACCACGCTTCACTCGTGGATGTCTGTCCGGATTGCGGGCGGCCTGGCGCCCGTCATCGGGCGACGTATGTGGTGCCGGGTTGGTGCACCCATTGCGGAGGCTTTCTCGGCCGCAGAGCATCCCAGCCGCAAGCAACAGTGTCGCCCGAAGCGATGTGGACGGCTCGCCAGGTTGGACTGCTGCTGAGCGCCCAGTGCGACTCAACGATAGAGCCGACCCGGGAAGGGCTGCGTAGCGCAATCGGCGAACTGGTCGCCCGTCTCGATCAGGGCAAGAGCGCCTCTTTCGCTCGTCGCGTCGGGCTAGGGAAAGGCACGGTGCATCACTGGGTAAAGGTTGGAGGTGTCCCAACGCTGGACGCGAGTCTCCGCATCGCGCTTCACGCTGGCTTGCCCTTACCGAAGCTGCTGGCAGGAGACCTTGGCGAGTGGTCGGTACCTTCGGCGATTGCTCAAAGAGAACTCGACTTGGGCTCAGTCGGGGTCAGAAGAGCACCCCGGGATTTGGACTGGGAGAGCATGCGGGCAGAACTGGCCCGACTTGCTGCCTTACCCGTGCCGATCAGCGTCGCACAGGCCGCGCAGCGCTTGAGCGTGGATCGGCGTCACCTCTACCTGCAGGCGAACAAGGAGGCGCGGATACTGGGCGAACGCTGGAAACGCTATGTGCGCAGCCGCGGGGCAGAGGTGAGGGCTCGGGCACGCCCATACATCGACGCGGCGTGCCGAGCGTTGATCCAGGAGGGTAGGGCGATTACCCTGCGGGAACTGGAGGCGCGCGTACCGCACGACATCCTGTCCTCAGTCGAACATCCGTTCGATATGCTCCAGAACATCAAACAGGAACTCGACGCGAACTGA
- a CDS encoding HAD-IA family hydrolase — protein sequence MNEPRARGVLFDLDGTLADTAPDLGGALNRLRIERGLPELPADTLRPHTSAGARGLIGAGFGVTPEDAGYTELADRFLTLYAAAICVHTRLFDGMGEVLTRLEQAAIPWGVVTNKAARFTVPLMRELGLHERAASIVSGDSVPVPKPDPAGLRLAASELGVEVGDCIYVGDDERDIQAARAAGMRSVTAAFGYLGCARHHSEWGADHTIHHPLELLPLL from the coding sequence ATGAATGAGCCGCGCGCACGCGGCGTGCTGTTCGATCTGGACGGCACGCTGGCCGATACCGCGCCCGATCTCGGCGGCGCGCTGAACCGCCTGCGCATCGAACGGGGCCTGCCCGAGCTTCCTGCCGACACCCTGCGCCCGCATACCTCGGCGGGTGCCCGCGGCCTGATCGGCGCAGGTTTCGGCGTGACGCCGGAAGATGCTGGCTACACAGAACTGGCGGACCGATTCCTGACGCTCTACGCGGCCGCGATCTGCGTCCATACCCGGCTGTTCGACGGCATGGGCGAAGTGCTGACCCGGTTAGAGCAGGCCGCCATCCCGTGGGGCGTGGTGACCAACAAGGCCGCTCGCTTCACCGTGCCGCTGATGCGCGAACTCGGCCTGCACGAGCGTGCCGCGAGCATCGTCAGCGGCGACAGCGTGCCGGTGCCCAAACCCGATCCGGCAGGTTTGCGCCTGGCAGCGAGCGAACTGGGCGTCGAGGTCGGGGACTGCATCTACGTCGGCGACGACGAACGCGACATCCAGGCGGCGCGCGCCGCTGGCATGCGCTCGGTCACCGCGGCCTTCGGCTATCTGGGCTGCGCCCGCCACCACAGCGAATGGGGCGCCGACCACACCATCCACCACCCGCTCGAACTTCTGCCCCTCTTGTAA